The Aspergillus luchuensis IFO 4308 DNA, chromosome 4, nearly complete sequence DNA window TTCCTCGGGATCGACCGATTTGAGAATACCGAACGACCTTCCAAGTCAGACCCTGATTGGCAGGCCAAAGAGGAGGCACATTGTGATCGTAGTTCGTTTTCCCTTCAAAGCACTAGTCGCGGTGTCACGCTAACACATCTCATTATTCACTAGTGCGTCGCTTAGGTGCGAAATGGTTCGAGACCCATCGGGATGAGTTGGAATTCATGTTCTTTCGCACACGCGAGGATACGGATCCGTATATCTCCTTCGGCTGGCCAGACGGCGGTGGTGTTTGGGTCTTGAATACTACATACGGCCGCGCTAGTGAACTGGGCACAGGTATAATCTATAATGCCATGAACATGGAGGAACGCTGTGAATTGATCAAGAGATTGGGCGGCATCTTCTACGCGGATCCGAGCGACTGTCCATATCTTAATCTTGATTGAACACGATGCCAGAAGGTATAGAAATTGAATGGCTACGTCGATTGGGGTGTTTCGGATCATAGCAATTCCAAGTGTTCATGACTACTGGTGGTCCAATTCAGGACGTGACTAAGGAATTTGATATTATTTCACACATACAAAACAGAAGGAAATCGAAACATCTTCCCCAAAGAGGCAAGGGCTTTGTGCAGCCCTTTGCGCAGTGGGCGGTTCATTTTAGAACTCGTTTCCCATAAAGTAGGCATTGCGGTGAACCAATGGGTTGTAAAGGATGTGACGGACAGGTGGCCGCAACCTTTGGGTTTGTTTAAGGGATACTTGAGTTTTTACATGACGGTATGATGCTATCAAGCCCCGGCGTAAACTTAAACAGCCGAATTCTCCTAAGCACGCTCATCTTCGCGACGCAGCAAACTGTTCCGGGAACAAGTTTTTCTAGATTGAATTCATAGCTGTTATAGCAGCtcttttctagatttaaCAATtgttttctattaataatctaaGAGAAAGCCTGAAAGAGACATGTATAAGAGTCTTAGTAAGGTTGAgttctgatatatataacttttgTTCGGTGGTTGCAACTAGGACAGAGCAATGATATCTGCAGACTCGACACAAGAGGTAGGTGACGTAGGTAGGTATTACAGGCTAAAAAGTAATGAAatgaatgaagagaaaaaaagtacccaaaaacatacaacagaagggattcgctggtggtcacccacccaactactaacctcccggcgtgtggcttaagtacggctgagcggacgggaagccctgttttccacaccctgtggtcgtatgtgctaAGTTTATCTTGGATTCAACTAATATGGTAAATACTAGCTACCAAGATGGAAGGAAATGTACAAGAACTAATTCGCAGATGATGGTTACTTCTTCCCCAAATAACAGTGCACCACGTAATTTCCCCAGCATTCTTACCTTGGTGAAATTCTCTATTAGCATATACTAGTAATGCATAGCTTTCGGAGGGCTCTACTCAAGACGCTGATAACGCTTCTGAATCTGACTGAAGATGACTACATGAAGCAGCGACTGGCTATCTGCGGCGCTCTTAGGCAATAACATACATTTTACCAAGCAGTGGGTGAAGTGGATTGGTACACTATGTTGTCACCCATGTTTACACTCTGCTCTATCTTTTCAAGTACAttgggaaaggaatgaaagaaCCAATAATAGAAATCCAAAAGACTTGGAGAATCATACATTTGTAAGAACCGTTctctatcttttcttctgagATCCACTAGACAAGGTCAGTTCTGTTCCCTGAGAGTGTGTTGTAAGGCTTCTAGGCGGGTGGTATAGTTTATCGCGGAGTATAAATGCAGGGTTTTTGTGCCTTAGTTTCTTGCTGCTAACCTTTGATCTAATCCCTTACAGGTAGGTACAGCCGATAGTAGCCTGCGGGCTATGATATTCTCAGTTCTACCAACAAGTACTGCGAAAAGTCGGATTTCCCGAGAATCTCTAATTTTTAGGGCTCACTGGGCATATTACGTGGATACACAGTCCAAGTTTATTGGTGTAGTTCTTGAGAACGCCATTGGGGAGCTGTGCTACTATCGAAAATGGTAACAgaaagacgaagaaggatgatgtgGATGGCACTGCAACCAGGCAatgcggaggggaagaagggcattCGGCGCAAACGTCCATTCGGGAAGCAATCCGAGCCGCATTCTCGGCCCGAGAAATGCAGGAATTGCATGGAACGATATGACCACTCATTCCATAGATAAACATGCCGCTAAATATGGGATCATTTTGTTAGAGCATTTGGTATTATAAATCACAGGATAACTTTAACACCGTTTCTCGGATTCTTGTCCGACTGGTGTGACAAATGTTGCCCTATGCCCATGATGTAGAGATTCTAGTTGACGGTACCCGCTGTGTGTGATAAATTTAATTGTATACATGAACCAAGTGGTATAATTGGTGACTCGCGTGACCAAGAAAAAGGCGCCTATGCCCTATTAGCTTGATCAATACACACTACTTACGCTTCGAACAAGAGAAAACACGTATGAtgaaaaagattataaatcaGGAGAGCGTGACATCAAGCCATTATCATGAGGCCTTCGGCTGGGCACAGTGGAATGTAGTATGCCGGGCCAGTAATTGGCTGGTATGTCCGGCGCATCGAGCAATGATCCGCGTCATCGGCTGTGGCAGACCTTCTCGCAGTGTTGTACACAAGGATCTTGCATGGCCAATAtctatagtaataaattGCGTGATCGGTGTAATTTCTCATGAATATCATAGCTTGAGTAGCTTATAATCTGGAATCTCCAGCACCGTGAACCCAAAGATCATCTTAGCAACCCCAAAGGAGATATACTCACATATTCCTCACCATGGCTATTCCTACTTTCAAGCAATTCTATCTTcccgagaagaagggttTCGACAGCTTGGTGCTCCGTGAAGTCTCAAAGCCGTCTCCGAAGCAAGGCCAAATCCTCGTGCGCATCAAAGCCGTTTCACTGAACTGGAGAGATGGCATCATTGCCCTTGGAACCTATCCGTTTCCTGGTCCAGATGCCCTTGTACCTGGAAGTGATGGAGCAGGTATACTTtatttttcctctttcataACAGTATGTTGAGAGTTTGCAAATAGgcattgttgaagaagtcgggGAAGGTGTGACCGAATGGAAAGTTGGCGATAGAGTGCTTGCCAACTTCACGCAAGATCACATTGCAGGAAAGCTGAACAAGAAAAGTCTCCTCTCACAGCTGGGTGGCGAGATTCAGGGCCTTCTAGGTGAATACTTTATTTTCCCTAAGCTAGGAGTGGTCAAGATTCCCGATTACTTGACTTTCGAGGAGGCATCTTGCCTTCCATGCGCTGCCCTCACGGCCTGGAACGCACTCTATGGATTGGTTCCCATTCGCCCTGGACAGACTGTGCTGTTGCAGGGAACTGGAGGCGTGTCCACGTTCGGACTACAGATTGCCCATGCCGCAGGCGCAACCACGATCGTGACCTCGTCCTCAGATGAAAAGctcgccaaggccaaggagctCGGTGCCACCCACCTCATTAATTATCGGAAGAATCCAGACTGGGCAGCGGAGGCCAAGCGGCTCACCAAGGGTAACGGCGTTGACCACATCATCGAGGTCGGTGGTACTCTAACCTTACAGCAATCCTTTGACTCGATCGCATTGCATGGCCTTATCCACTGCATTGGCCACATCACGAACCCTGATCCACTTGGTGCGGGCAAGGAGCTACGCGGTCCTGATGCTGCTTTTCTAGCGCTGGATCGAGTCTGTATCGTCCGGGGAGTGGTGGTAGGTTCGCGGGAGCAGTTACAGGATATGCTGGAGTGCTTCGGGGCGCACTCTATCCGGCCAGTGATTGACCGCATATTCGACTTCGGTGAGACCAGGCAGGCGTATGACTACCTCTGGAGCTCTAGTCACACCGGGAAGGTGGTTATTCGGATCCCATGATCATTGATTCAGCCTACTGCAATGCTGTGCCCGTTCATATGATTCACGAGTGTAGTATTGCAACTCGTCTGTAATCAGCTCTATATAGTGTGCCAATACAGAATGCTCATCGATCAATTATTTggggttcttttctttttctcaatttatttcccttttcttccccttctaaTGGCCTTCCTCGGCGTCCTCAGTTCCATTCTTGATGAGAGTGCGACTTCCCCTGCCCTCTATATCACGGCCCCCTTCATGTTCCTCCCGGAGTCTCTCCTTGTATTGAACTTCCATAATTCCTTCCGGGCTTTCTTCCGGGCCTTCATCCTGTTTTGGTTGTCTTCCGCTGATCTATTGTCATCCCAGCTTTCGTCTCGGCCATCCCCATTCACACGATCCCCATCATTTCGATAAtcgtcttctctctccataTTATCTCTCAGTTCCCTTCGGTAGCCATTACATTCATAATGCTGTTTGCTCAGTACGCGTGTTAGACTCTCACGGTGTTAACTCAGGTAGCTCCCCACCTAATCACTGTTAGCAAATCTGATTAAGGTCTAAGAGTCCGAATCTCATGGTACGACTGAAGAAAATCTCTGCAATAACAATCCTCTCCGGCACAACACGAGAGACATCTAGTTCAAAAATTACCTAACTACCCTAACGTGAATTTTCTCCTTATGTGGTCATTGACATCTTAAGAAGATCAGTGtgcttctggttcttgacgGCCGCTTACAGCTTCTTTCGTTCTAATCAAACTTTGTCGTTAGCCCTGTGGGCCTCCCTGCATACATCCGTGCCAGGACGGTTCGCCCGACTGTTGATGTAGTGCCATCAAATCAGCCCGAAAGTCTCTAAATCAACCGGTTGGCATGTTACGACCACAATCACTCTGGCCACAGCAACCTCCTAACATGTCAAAATTTACCTAAATACGGGCAGGGTCATACATCAGGAGGACCGCAATGGAAACCTCCGAGACCTATGTCGAGTAAGGTGTCCAAATGTTTCATGACACACGAGATAAGCATTTGATATAGGTGACGGTGTATGATTTGAGAAATAACGTGACCTAGACTTGCCAAGCCTCATGCCCTGTTTGTATATCCTATTTTATAGATCTAGGTTCACAAGGGGTTGGGATACAACCTCAAGCCATTCCATTTGCCCGCTCCTTTCTGCGTACCTTGTGgcttccaccatggcctgATTCAGAAGAATTGACCTTAGTGAAGTACCACCAATAGGTGTCCCCTCATTTCTCCCTGGCGAGAATGGTAATAGATCATGGTTCCTTGAGCCACGTTGAATTGTGCAGTCACTTTGACCGCATCTCGTACCCGCTTCGGTATATCCGTGAGACATCACGTCCGCCAGCCATCCAGGCACACAAGGGCATTGGCATAGTATTCTGGCTTGGAGTGCTGGAAACAGTCGAAGGCCGAAGGTGTCTATAAGATGAACGAAATGTGGCCTACAATCCCTGGGCAACATTACCGCCAAGCGTGCCGCTCCAACAGATACCATGAAGAGCTGAGACCGAGAATTTGCGAAGTCACATGTGGAACAAATACGGGGATGACATGCCCAATCCTTGTCACCGAGATTTCCGAAATCACCCACTACCCTCATGCCGCACATACCAAGCAGTTTTGTGGCAATGGTGCACACGTTGTCCCCAGACATTATGGGCGAGTAAACTGGTGCGACCTGCTGGATGAGACACCGGTGTGGTGATGATAATCTAGTGCTTGTCTCGAGCAGGTTGTCTACTCGCCGTTCGAAGCCGTGATGCCTCAGACCAAAGTAGAAATATGACTGCGGGGACCAGGCCAAACGGAGAATGTAATCCTTTCGTATAGCCTTAGCATTGGCTGGAGAGAAGGCGTCGCGTGTTGTGGCCATCGCACAGGCTCTGCATAGCCAATTCATAGCATTATGCTCTCCAATCGATGCTTGCACATCATGATCAACACTCCAGCCCCGCCACATTGCACCGATGTACGTACAAACGACTTCGGCATAGTCGTCCATGGCCAACTCAAAGGGAACAGGCCAATTGCCGTAGGTTCCGTACGAAATAGATGCCACCATCAATTTGCGGACCCAAGCATGGCTCGTACAAAGTATGCCGGTATGTGTCAAGTATGCATTGCTGGAATCCTTTGTGGTGTGATCGAGCTTCGCCAGCCAACGCGTGAGTTCCGTCCCTATCTTATTTCGCGCTCGCCAAGGACAGTTATAGGTTGGATGCTTTGCAAAAAAAGTCTCAAAGCTTTTGTTAAGTGTGATTACAGAACTTACAAGTTTAGGTGTATCACCGTCTCCGCGGTTTGCCGTCGCCCAGTCCTCGAACCAACAAAAATTGTCTCTGTAAGACGTGAATGCCAGCTTTGGTATCATATCTGCATGAGCACACAACGGAAAGTTGAGTGTCATTATTTGATGGTTACCAAGAATGGGTCCACTAGCTGATTGAACAATATCGTCCTTGACATCATCCTTCCCGTAGCGTGGAGGACACGGTGCAAGGTCATATTCCTCAGCAATAAGGCTGCTTTGTCTTGCTGTTGCGTACACTTCGGACAACGCACTGCAAGCCATGAGGCAGCGGTGGATGAGTAGATCATCCGTTTCCGCTCCGAAGGCGGATGCTGACACCAGCTTGCTGACGATTAGTGTTGCATAATCAGCAAATAAACCCAGCCGCAGCAAGTACTCTGTCGATACATCGATCATTGATGTCAAATCAGATAACACGGACTGAACATGGATCTGAAAGCCTGCTTCAGTACAGTGGAGGCAGGGCCTATAGGCTAGAGCGTCTTGGAAAGCCGTAGTTTCTTGATACATTATCAGATCGTCAATTGAATCACAAATCAGCAAAGCAACTCGCAGTGCCACTGTCAATGCCTGGTGAACGCCACTGAGCGTTGCTGGAAATGCTGTAACATGATGGTCGTTTAGCACAGCCCGAATTGATGCGATGTCGGCTGCTGATTCTAACTGTTCGACCCAAATGGGGCTGTAAATGTTTTTGAGATCAAGCAAGGCGGTAGCTgtcatttcttctttgcagcTGTTTGCCATATTCGACTGAACCTGTGGGTTTGAGAAACGTGTTTCTGATTGCGACAGGTGTTTAAATGTAGATTGCGTTTTGGGCACGTGTCTGGGTCTCGCTCAAGAATTCAAGTGCCACCAATAATTACTAGTAGCTGAGAAAGTTGGAGCCAGATGAATTGACATATATGTGGGATTGTACAGCATTTAAATTCTGGTTAGGCCTCCCATGTGATTGTGACTGCACTTGTGATGGAAGCAAGGTAAAGGATGGGATCATAGACAGAAGAATTGTTCTTGCTTAAACGAGAAAGATCCTTGCCTGAATGTGATAGGCCAAGCTAGCCAAGGCAACAAATccttattcttttctattatctattgCCTCTTAGAACTCCGAGTCATACTGTGAAGTGTTGCCTAGTGATTTGAGGAGCACAATTTGTGGGGAGGGTCAAGTAACGAAAGGGATGCCAAATGTGCTATTTACCAAATCTACTATATTTTGGATGTAGTGCTGTCAGTGGTCATTGGCAGGGCTTATGGGTAATTCCTGTTTTCGGTGTGTATCAAGCACTGCATGAATGTACGTCACTCCTGATTGGGAACTATTCGTGCTACCCTATCTTCGTGCTACCCTAACTAAGATggaaacaaaaagagaaatcGAACAGTCAGGCAGCGGCGATAGATGTTGCAGTTATTCTGGCAGTAAGAACAGGCGGTAAGGATGCTACCAGTTGTGGAAGCAATAGCAATTCTAGTTCTAAGCGAGAGCAAGAGTTGGGTGGGGGTATCTGATCAGGTGGATATGAGTAACTCATAGGTGAGAGATTCTTTCCGGTCACTGTCCTGTTGTTTCAATGAATCGGTTTTATCTTATACAAGTTGCAGTGAATACAGCATAGGCTCTATCTTGGTTATATTGCATCCACACCACTGACTTTCCATTGAATTAACGTTGGATCCAATATTGTATGACAGGACGTGCAGGGATGGAAGCAGCATGGCTCTCTGGTGTGATATCACATACCCTCCAGCTCCGCGCTTTCCGGGCACTTCTATGCTCTCCCtagtttttcttttgctttgcaACCATCCTTTCGAGCGTACTGCCTAGATGACGTCCTCTTTCGACGTGGCCCGTGTCAACTTGATTCTTCATGCATGTCTACGCTACGCACTACCGCTATCATACTGCACACCAGTGTCGATAATCTCACTTTGACATGTAGGGTATTTATTCTCATGCACCTACCCATAGACAGGTCGGTAGAGAGAACAGGGTCATAAGTTCTTCAGTCGGTCTCATTATGATAATATGCCATGTATGCTGTTAACCCTATTCATTGTGAGAGCTTATCTACGGAACCCACTGAAGTCGGTCAGTACTACTGACAAACTGTGTATGCTGGTTTACTACCTAATACTGATTGGCACCGATCGTAATATACTAGATTCAGTGTCAAGTGACCTAGCCATGTTCCGCTTAAGGCAGGGAGACAGAACAGGAAATCAGTGTCTTGAACCACAAGGGGATTGATGACCATCACTCCATCTCTTGATTTGCAAATCTTATTGCCTCGACGAAGAGGCTTAGTTGTCTAAAGAACGGAGCGTGGGACAACAGCCACGGGGCATAGGTCAAAGAATGATATAAACGCTCTCAAGTCTGAGATGTGAGGGTAACACATATTTTCAGACCCTATGTGGCCTTCCTTTCATCCAAGGACGTGTTGCCAGCGTGGAGTGCTTTCTGGTATCCCGAATTCGTCCGCTTATAGCTATGCTTCTTCATGACTGATCTCTATGACTCCTGTCACTTCGCGCGCCTCGCTTCACTAGTTAGCCTGGAGAGGGTACTGATGTGCGTGGGCTTCGTCATGTACCTGCTTCCTTGCTTCGGTTATCTTCTCGTACGCCCTCCGTCTATCCGCCCTTGCTTCCTATGAAGGGCTTACTGCTCTAAGCTGAAGAAAGACACCGCCTTCTGGGTCACCCACATCACTTTTGGGGGTGCGACTCTAGTATTGATCCTAATTGAGCGGCCCGCTTTCTACACTGCATGTGATGCATCAAGGGTGGCAACTCGTCGGATTCTCGGAGGTCTCGAAAGATTGCAGCAAGACAAGTTCATGATTCTGCAACTGACGGGGCTTATTTTCTTCTCAAAATATGTCAATTCTTGTCAGTATATTCTCGAGGCAGACAAGCACTAGACCCATTTAGGTCTCataaaaattatcttacGTCTTCCCTGCTTACGATCACTTTTGGAACCCTTTATGTTATTGCCATTAAGCAGTCTAATAACAGACGTCAGCCGCCCTGGAAACCTGGCCTAAACAGGCTTCCGATGATTGGCAACCTCCACCAGTTGGATGTTAATTGACCATGGGAAACAATCCACAAATGGCTTCAGCGATATGACCCTCTATTTGGGGCTCAACTCATTCATTATAACACCAAGCATTGATCCTCACAGTAGCCTTACCAATTTACATTAGTGTGTACCCTTGAGTCTGCTCACAAGGTGCTCAAAACctctttataaaatcttgaTATCAAACTAGCGACATTAGGAGGGACTATTATACAAAGGATAAACTAGAATCTGATTACACTTCCTATGAGATCACTGGATCATTTCCCCttgcctttccttttcctctcgGCAGTGCAAGTATTCCCAATATGAGAAGGAACACGTTAACTAGCCAGCTTCCTTGCACATTCTTTGTATCGATTGCGGGAAAGTTCAACTTTCAGATCCGTATGTGGAACGTTCTTCAGCCGctaccaacaacacccttctctccgcctcctcctcaccttcaCTTCTCCCCTCGGCTGCTATCGCCTTTCGTAGACCCAAGTACCCCAAAACACCCTGCCCGACCGCAAAAATGACCTCATCGACGGTCATATACCCCATGAATATCCACCAATGCAAGAAGACCAACAGCCAGGGCTGGGGCGGAAGAGGTTCatcgggcggcggcggcggatcGTACGCTCGCTCCTGCTGCCCTGGGGGCAAGCGGAAAATCCACAAGATGGCCGAGAGCGCGAAGATAGCAGCCTGAAAAAGGCGGGAGCGGGCAAGGAGGCGGTTAAGATCtgtgggggtggttggtgatgggggaTGAGACGGAGGAATCATTATGGCCTGTTCGCGGGGCTCCTGATGATGCTGCCTCCTTGGTTGTCCTTGTTTTCGCTGTCGTCTTTGGCGCTGTGCTTGCTTATAGAAACCCAGAACAGGGAGAATCACCGTCGTGATgggcaagagaaagaagcagtGGATGCCGCGGAGGAAAGGGACTACGTCCCGCTCCGGCAGCGGGCAATCGTGCGGATTGTTCGGCGGGCAGAAGACGTCGGTGGTGAGGTCTAATATGAGCGGGACCAGAGTGAAcagcaggaagaaggaatagAGAGCGAGGATTAGGAGGATTCgcagacgatgacgatggggTCGGGTCGGAGGGGAGTAGTAGAGACACAGCAAGAAGCTGGGGTTATGGCATTTATAGACAGACAGTCAGCTGGGTGGTAGGCATCACAGCGAGATATGGTGGTGGGGCGGGTGGTTTGGACTTACAGGACGTTGGACAATACCCAGTCCCCTAACACTTGAGCGAGATTGGCCCAGTCCAAGGGGTAGACAGAGAACGGCGACGAGGGAAATTTGGAAATATTCCAAAGACAGGCGGTGTCAAGGGATTGAAAAAAGCCATGCTCGGTGATGCAGAGCAGATTGAAAAGCAGGTAGGCAGTGGAGATCCCCCGGCTGTCTTTCGTCTGCCACACATGCTTGATCTGGGGGATAAAGGAGGCCCAGGTTAGGGCAAGGATGATCCTGATTTAGTCCTCGGTCAGCAAAAAGAGCACACCAAAACAACGGGAAGACGTTTTGGCTAGATAAAGTCATACA harbors:
- a CDS encoding uncharacterized protein (COG:S;~EggNog:ENOG410PR0U;~SECRETED:SignalP(1-19)), with amino-acid sequence MRSMLEVLVPCFVISVLYLAGTRLWPQRGVSEMRRAPATAPAPSSDMPSNWIDCVYTEPEPRFWTEYGSGPGVAVYGFPSKGGFYVLRECVGVELDFLGIDRFENTERPSKSDPDWQAKEEAHCDRMRRLGAKWFETHRDELEFMFFRTREDTDPYISFGWPDGGGVWVLNTTYGRASELGTGIIYNAMNMEERCELIKRLGGIFYADPSDCPYLNLD
- a CDS encoding uncharacterized protein (COG:S;~EggNog:ENOG410PXQZ;~InterPro:IPR006603;~PFAM:PF04193;~SECRETED:SignalP(1-19);~TransMembrane:5 (n4-14c19/20o84-105i117-137o163-186i239-257o277-296i)), which produces MGRTLVFPFSLIILALTWASFIPQIKHVWQTKDSRGISTAYLLFNLLCITEHGFFQSLDTACLWNISKFPSSPFSVYPLDWANLAQVLGDWVLSNVLFLLCLYYSPPTRPHRHRLRILLILALYSFFLLFTLVPLILDLTTDVFCPPNNPHDCPLPERDVVPFLRGIHCFFLLPITTVILPVLGFYKQAQRQRRQRKQGQPRRQHHQEPREQAIMIPPSHPPSPTTPTDLNRLLARSRLFQAAIFALSAILWIFRLPPGQQERAYDPPPPPDEPLPPQPWLLVFLHWWIFMGYMTVDEVIFAVGQGVLGYLGLRKAIAAEGRSEGEEEAERRVLLVAAEERSTYGSES
- a CDS encoding zinc-dependent alcohol dehydrogenase family protein (COG:Q;~EggNog:ENOG410PHTQ;~InterPro:IPR013154,IPR013149,IPR036291,IPR011032, IPR020843;~PFAM:PF00107,PF08240,PF13602;~go_function: GO:0016491 - oxidoreductase activity [Evidence IEA];~go_process: GO:0055114 - oxidation-reduction process [Evidence IEA]); translated protein: MAIPTFKQFYLPEKKGFDSLVLREVSKPSPKQGQILVRIKAVSLNWRDGIIALGTYPFPGPDALVPGSDGAGIVEEVGEGVTEWKVGDRVLANFTQDHIAGKLNKKSLLSQLGGEIQGLLGEYFIFPKLGVVKIPDYLTFEEASCLPCAALTAWNALYGLVPIRPGQTVLLQGTGGVSTFGLQIAHAAGATTIVTSSSDEKLAKAKELGATHLINYRKNPDWAAEAKRLTKGNGVDHIIEVGGTLTLQQSFDSIALHGLIHCIGHITNPDPLGAGKELRGPDAAFLALDRVCIVRGVVVGSREQLQDMLECFGAHSIRPVIDRIFDFGETRQAYDYLWSSSHTGKVVIRIP